One stretch of Segatella copri DNA includes these proteins:
- a CDS encoding N-acetylmuramoyl-L-alanine amidase — MRKIKEIIIHCSATKEGRNFTVADIDRWHRERGLRCIGYHFVIYRDGSIHVGRAIEEVGAHCKGHNSISIGICYIGGLSKKGKPKDTRTRDQKAAMRSLIEQLKEEYPLATIHGHNEFANKACPCFNVKKEWGKE, encoded by the coding sequence ATGCGTAAGATAAAGGAAATCATCATTCATTGCAGTGCGACCAAGGAAGGTCGCAACTTCACCGTAGCGGATATTGACCGCTGGCACCGGGAGCGCGGACTGCGCTGCATAGGTTATCATTTCGTGATTTATCGTGACGGCAGCATTCATGTAGGTCGTGCGATAGAGGAGGTCGGCGCCCATTGCAAGGGCCATAATTCCATCAGTATAGGCATTTGCTACATCGGCGGCTTATCAAAGAAAGGTAAGCCGAAGGATACAAGAACCCGAGACCAGAAAGCGGCAATGCGCTCGCTCATCGAGCAGCTGAAGGAGGAATATCCATTAGCCACGATTCATGGTCATAATGAATTTGCCAACAAAGCCTGTCCCTGCTTTAATGTAAAGAAGGAGTGGGGGAAGGAGTAA
- a CDS encoding DUF3987 domain-containing protein, translating into MSCYLIKVENGHKVARSITSEEEYKQLRGSNEQKANLRLARAGNDAAKRRLVQFNYSGHYPQGVVKGMKLPSGAFGFDMDEPEAFAKAAKLLLKEPDKYGLLMLERSARQGGHAVFEREKGKTVLENQVRIATMLKCEMDTSAHDINRVYFTTTSDDEDLLFLSPRLFKDEYDEAAVAAEGKVLEERERYGQEELPEGAHKANKHYEPWKEEFKKDSQGVFKGQEFKNSRNSTSAASTSAASSTSAAQDNYLGIPYGEIIKKWWQLYNDGQEPMRSNRNTLTFELAVNLRHICGFDRNLLAQIIPCYDGFPEQEKMACINSALNEKITQMPKRLKDVLSAIRQERMKQGNAGGGSAADNEALVNALDEANAKDDLFYYNALPKLPQGIRDSIIAVGPALALPVITAICPAIGMLATGVKVSVHGKMNSLNLISYIAGDFASGKGSIDPVIDAWTSEVKEMDKMYQQKEDEWRAKKRAAKNKKEQPEEPKLPVRCLTLNNTVANLAERLANTEGKHAFSFTPEADTVAQKWKSAMSDFSVMLRQAYDGTSYEREARSADAVNVHIDRLLWNVVMCGTPDALYRVVSNYTDGFQSRIIVAKTPDNTFTPLSDNMYVMNERQRDRIIQIAHLLPLLTGEVVLPKLEDKGREWLEQIRLETMKNDDKVKARQRFRICPTTMRMMTCIMLCKVLETLIQKHGFNGAEKQLKESPDLWKGMLVKTQTPAMLNVFDVLADYQLDNALYFFRSRIEEAFSSKDYCCQSAWDRCRRGKNDSIFERLDVTFTFEQAEQQSVAVKGASATHESVKQMLKNWKRQGLISVLPDRHYQKVSPTI; encoded by the coding sequence ATGAGTTGTTATTTAATTAAGGTGGAGAACGGGCACAAGGTTGCCCGCTCCATCACCTCGGAAGAGGAGTATAAGCAGCTGCGTGGAAGCAACGAGCAGAAGGCGAATCTTCGCCTGGCTCGTGCTGGAAACGATGCTGCGAAACGGAGACTGGTACAGTTTAACTACTCCGGCCACTATCCGCAAGGGGTAGTGAAGGGAATGAAACTGCCAAGCGGTGCTTTCGGATTTGATATGGATGAGCCGGAGGCTTTTGCCAAGGCTGCCAAGCTACTGCTGAAGGAACCGGACAAGTACGGACTTCTGATGCTGGAACGCAGTGCACGACAAGGCGGACATGCGGTGTTTGAACGCGAAAAGGGAAAGACGGTTCTGGAGAATCAGGTGAGGATTGCTACGATGCTCAAGTGTGAAATGGATACTTCGGCTCACGACATTAACCGGGTTTATTTCACGACCACATCGGATGACGAAGATCTGCTATTCCTTTCGCCACGACTCTTCAAGGATGAATATGATGAGGCTGCTGTGGCTGCTGAAGGGAAGGTCCTGGAAGAACGTGAAAGATACGGACAGGAGGAACTGCCGGAAGGGGCGCACAAGGCAAACAAGCATTATGAGCCCTGGAAGGAAGAATTCAAGAAGGATTCTCAAGGGGTTTTTAAGGGTCAGGAATTTAAGAATTCGAGAAATTCTACTTCTGCTGCTTCAACTTCTGCTGCTTCATCCACTTCTGCTGCTCAGGACAATTATCTTGGGATTCCTTATGGGGAAATCATTAAGAAGTGGTGGCAACTGTATAATGATGGGCAGGAGCCGATGCGCTCTAACCGCAATACGCTGACTTTTGAACTGGCTGTGAACCTGCGCCACATCTGTGGTTTTGACCGCAATCTGCTGGCTCAGATTATTCCCTGCTACGATGGTTTTCCCGAGCAGGAAAAGATGGCTTGCATCAACTCGGCATTGAACGAGAAAATCACGCAAATGCCTAAGCGACTGAAGGATGTGCTCTCTGCCATCCGTCAGGAACGTATGAAGCAAGGAAATGCAGGTGGTGGTTCGGCGGCTGACAATGAGGCGCTGGTAAATGCGCTGGACGAAGCTAACGCCAAGGATGATCTGTTCTATTATAATGCGCTGCCTAAGTTGCCGCAAGGCATTCGGGATTCCATCATCGCAGTAGGTCCGGCACTGGCACTGCCTGTAATCACAGCCATCTGTCCTGCCATCGGAATGCTCGCAACGGGCGTGAAGGTTTCCGTTCATGGCAAGATGAACTCGCTGAACCTCATCTCCTACATCGCCGGAGATTTTGCATCTGGCAAGGGTAGTATTGACCCCGTGATTGACGCATGGACTTCGGAAGTGAAGGAAATGGACAAAATGTATCAGCAGAAGGAGGATGAATGGCGAGCCAAGAAACGTGCAGCCAAGAACAAGAAGGAGCAGCCGGAAGAGCCGAAACTGCCTGTAAGATGCTTGACACTGAACAATACGGTGGCAAATCTGGCTGAACGACTGGCGAACACAGAAGGCAAGCATGCCTTCTCGTTTACTCCGGAAGCTGACACCGTAGCGCAGAAGTGGAAATCGGCAATGAGCGACTTTTCAGTCATGTTGAGACAGGCTTACGACGGAACAAGCTATGAGCGTGAAGCAAGAAGTGCGGATGCAGTGAATGTTCATATAGACAGACTGTTATGGAACGTTGTGATGTGTGGAACGCCTGATGCGCTCTATCGTGTGGTAAGCAATTATACGGATGGTTTCCAAAGCCGTATCATCGTGGCAAAAACGCCCGATAATACCTTCACTCCTCTTTCTGACAACATGTATGTGATGAACGAACGTCAGCGCGACCGCATTATTCAGATTGCTCATCTTCTGCCTTTGCTGACCGGTGAGGTGGTTCTGCCGAAGCTGGAGGATAAGGGTAGGGAATGGCTGGAACAGATCAGACTGGAGACGATGAAAAATGACGACAAGGTGAAAGCCCGCCAGCGTTTCCGTATCTGTCCAACCACCATGAGAATGATGACCTGCATCATGCTCTGCAAGGTTCTGGAAACGCTGATTCAGAAGCATGGTTTCAATGGAGCCGAGAAACAGCTGAAGGAGTCGCCTGATTTGTGGAAGGGAATGCTCGTAAAGACGCAGACACCAGCTATGCTGAATGTCTTTGATGTGCTGGCTGATTATCAGTTGGATAATGCGCTCTACTTCTTTCGTAGCCGAATCGAAGAGGCTTTCTCATCAAAGGATTATTGCTGCCAATCTGCTTGGGACCGATGTCGTCGGGGTAAGAATGATTCCATCTTCGAACGTCTGGACGTAACCTTCACCTTCGAACAGGCTGAGCAGCAGAGCGTTGCTGTTAAGGGGGCAAGTGCCACTCATGAATCAGTGAAACAGATGCTGAAAAACTGGAAACGCCAGGGTTTAATCAGCGTATTGCCAGACAGACATTATCAGAAAGTTTCGCCTACCATATAA
- a CDS encoding GIY-YIG nuclease family protein, producing MARKWTRENVFEESKKYSSRSEFKKGSSGAFHIAYINGWLDEMTWLVHPAPKPNKWTKDAVFEESKKYSFFSDFNRKNASAYAVARKKGWLDEMTWLKRTRVVRGFWQSRENIFNESHKYKTLKEFREACYTAYNLAKENGWLDEMTWLAKAERKPDGYWKIKENVFEESHNYESVKEFCDANYLAYKTASDNNWLDQMTWLKKANRIKKGHWKNKETVFKEAKKYKYKSDFRRKAPSAYATAWKNGWLIEMTWFQPKGYERAIQGPIHKIYVYIDEDQKYAYVGATNNIDRRDYEHRNNSNDSVFKYFANEGKDVPKYKILREGLTIIERQREERIQSLYYRDILHYTLLNNINATGENIGSLGSLVYKWTRNKVIKEAEKYKTPTEFFTKAAGAYDAALKYKMMNEETFPWFYSKRKPPRWWNVKEHVFEESKKYKTWNEFFWKSSAAHYSARKHKWESEMTWLAHDQAVQGYWQNEEHVIEESKKYSTRTDFRKGCHAAYDYALKHNLWEKMPWTSNPQPIGFSGILLAKRQNSFYCTYFLHNRNVADTKSPYPIKRLEVIRWFNQKSMVFNQSLS from the coding sequence ATGGCAAGAAAGTGGACAAGGGAAAATGTATTTGAAGAAAGCAAAAAGTATTCTTCTAGATCAGAATTCAAAAAGGGGAGTTCTGGCGCATTCCATATTGCATATATAAATGGTTGGTTAGACGAAATGACTTGGTTGGTTCACCCTGCACCAAAACCAAACAAATGGACGAAAGATGCAGTTTTTGAAGAATCAAAAAAATATTCGTTCTTTAGTGATTTCAACCGCAAAAATGCGTCAGCATATGCAGTTGCAAGAAAAAAAGGGTGGCTTGACGAAATGACTTGGCTTAAAAGAACAAGGGTTGTACGTGGTTTTTGGCAATCAAGAGAGAATATCTTTAATGAATCTCATAAGTATAAAACTTTAAAAGAATTCAGAGAAGCATGTTATACTGCTTATAATTTAGCTAAGGAAAACGGATGGCTGGATGAAATGACTTGGCTTGCGAAAGCAGAACGCAAACCTGATGGATATTGGAAAATCAAAGAAAATGTCTTTGAGGAATCCCATAATTATGAATCAGTAAAAGAGTTTTGTGATGCAAATTACCTTGCCTACAAGACAGCAAGCGATAACAATTGGCTAGATCAAATGACTTGGCTAAAGAAAGCAAATCGTATAAAAAAAGGGCATTGGAAAAATAAGGAGACAGTCTTCAAAGAAGCCAAAAAATATAAGTATAAAAGTGATTTTCGCCGTAAGGCTCCTTCTGCTTATGCTACCGCATGGAAAAACGGGTGGCTTATAGAAATGACGTGGTTCCAGCCAAAGGGGTATGAACGTGCCATACAAGGACCTATACATAAGATTTATGTTTATATTGATGAGGACCAGAAATATGCTTATGTAGGAGCCACCAACAATATTGACCGCAGGGATTACGAACACAGAAATAATAGTAATGATTCTGTGTTTAAATATTTCGCAAACGAAGGTAAAGATGTCCCTAAATATAAAATATTGAGAGAAGGACTTACTATCATAGAAAGACAGCGTGAAGAGCGAATACAATCCCTTTATTACAGAGATATTCTCCATTATACATTGCTTAATAATATCAATGCTACTGGTGAGAACATTGGCTCTTTGGGCAGTCTCGTATATAAGTGGACAAGAAACAAAGTAATAAAAGAAGCAGAAAAATATAAAACGCCTACAGAATTTTTTACAAAAGCTGCAGGTGCTTATGATGCAGCTCTTAAATACAAGATGATGAATGAAGAAACTTTTCCTTGGTTCTACAGCAAAAGAAAACCGCCTCGTTGGTGGAATGTAAAAGAACATGTCTTTGAAGAATCGAAGAAATATAAAACTTGGAATGAATTCTTTTGGAAGTCATCTGCTGCTCATTATTCTGCAAGGAAACATAAATGGGAATCTGAAATGACATGGCTAGCTCATGATCAAGCCGTTCAAGGTTATTGGCAAAATGAAGAACATGTCATAGAAGAATCTAAAAAGTATTCAACGAGAACTGATTTCCGCAAAGGTTGTCATGCTGCGTATGATTATGCATTAAAACACAATCTATGGGAAAAAATGCCTTGGACCTCAAATCCGCAACCTATAGGGTTTAGTGGGATTTTGCTTGCAAAGCGACAAAATTCATTTTATTGTACATATTTCTTGCACAACAGAAATGTCGCAGACACAAAATCCCCTTACCCCATAAAGCGACTTGAGGTAATACGCTGGTTTAACCAGAAAAGCATGGTCTTTAACCAAAGTCTGTCTTGA
- a CDS encoding DUF3127 domain-containing protein — MYTQIMRVVQQGETFAVQSQKSENGQMMKCNIVLQEMGGKYENQYAAAMLGNMAQCKYAPGELVAVTLRFTTHEHNGQVYQDILVTDIEKAF; from the coding sequence ATGTATACTCAGATTATGAGAGTAGTGCAGCAGGGCGAGACTTTCGCTGTGCAGAGTCAGAAAAGTGAGAACGGACAGATGATGAAATGCAACATCGTTCTCCAGGAGATGGGCGGCAAGTATGAGAACCAGTACGCTGCGGCAATGTTGGGCAATATGGCGCAATGTAAGTATGCTCCGGGCGAGCTGGTGGCGGTTACGCTCCGCTTTACTACCCATGAGCACAATGGTCAGGTTTATCAGGATATTCTGGTTACGGACATTGAAAAAGCTTTTTAA
- a CDS encoding DEAD/DEAH box helicase has product MYFDELDLNDNVLDALYDMRFDTCTPVQEKCIPEILEGNDVLGVAQTGTGKTAAYLLPVLSKLDDGGYPKDAINCVIMSPTRELAQQIDQAMQGFGYYLQGVSSVAVYGGNDGNRYDQELRSLRMGADVVIATPGRLISHISLGNVDLSKVSFFILDEADRMLDMGFSDDIKTIAAKLPKTCQTIMFSATMPEKIEELAKTLLKNPVEIKLAVSKPAEKIKQEAYVCYETQKMTIIKDIFKAGDLKRVIVFSGSKFKVKQLAASLQQIGVNCGAMHSDLEQAERDDVMFKFKSGQYDVLVATDIVARGIDIDDIEMVINYDVPHDTEDYVHRIGRTARANRDGRAITFVSEEDQYWFQQIEKFLEKVVDKMPLPEGCGEGPEYIKLNKPKKKGANGRNNRRGNGGNGEAGKNSAKNRRQKDRDQTSHKRKPNKPNERQEKAPRNNEQQPQQGNRQQNAKQQPQQGNKQQNAKQQPQQGNRQQNAKQQNRKPAQPGEQPKNSNSQKHRNNSNNSNQQRPGTENNVRPGSNGRGRGVAQKKGDKPAARKHTPIVNPQKKENAVKTFIKRIFGFKK; this is encoded by the coding sequence ATGTATTTCGACGAATTAGATTTAAACGACAACGTGCTCGACGCATTATATGACATGCGCTTCGACACATGCACTCCAGTACAGGAAAAGTGCATTCCAGAGATATTAGAAGGTAACGATGTCTTGGGCGTAGCCCAGACCGGAACCGGCAAAACCGCAGCCTATCTGCTCCCAGTATTGAGCAAACTCGATGACGGCGGTTATCCTAAAGACGCCATCAACTGCGTCATCATGTCACCAACCCGCGAACTCGCCCAGCAGATAGACCAGGCGATGCAAGGCTTCGGCTATTACCTGCAGGGCGTGAGCAGCGTAGCCGTATACGGCGGCAACGACGGCAACCGTTACGATCAGGAGTTGCGCAGCCTCCGCATGGGCGCCGATGTAGTCATCGCCACCCCGGGCCGTCTCATCTCCCATATCTCTCTGGGCAATGTAGACCTCAGCAAGGTAAGCTTCTTCATCCTCGACGAGGCCGACCGCATGCTTGACATGGGTTTCTCTGACGACATCAAGACCATCGCGGCAAAACTGCCAAAGACCTGCCAGACCATCATGTTCTCGGCAACCATGCCTGAGAAGATAGAAGAACTGGCTAAGACCCTGCTCAAGAATCCGGTAGAAATCAAACTTGCCGTCAGCAAGCCAGCCGAGAAAATCAAGCAGGAAGCATACGTATGCTACGAAACCCAGAAGATGACCATCATCAAGGATATCTTCAAGGCGGGCGACCTGAAGCGTGTCATCGTCTTCAGCGGCAGCAAATTCAAGGTGAAGCAACTCGCAGCTTCCCTCCAGCAGATTGGAGTAAACTGCGGAGCCATGCACAGTGACCTGGAACAGGCTGAACGCGATGATGTGATGTTCAAGTTCAAGAGCGGACAGTATGATGTTCTCGTAGCTACCGACATTGTGGCGCGCGGAATCGACATCGATGATATTGAGATGGTCATCAATTACGATGTTCCTCACGATACAGAAGATTACGTTCACCGCATCGGCCGTACAGCCCGTGCCAACCGCGATGGTAGAGCCATCACCTTCGTAAGCGAAGAAGACCAGTACTGGTTCCAGCAGATAGAGAAGTTCCTGGAGAAGGTGGTAGACAAGATGCCTCTCCCTGAAGGATGCGGCGAAGGTCCTGAATACATCAAGCTCAACAAGCCGAAGAAGAAAGGCGCAAACGGAAGAAACAACAGACGCGGTAACGGCGGAAACGGCGAGGCCGGAAAGAACAGCGCCAAGAACCGCCGACAGAAAGACCGCGACCAGACTTCTCACAAGCGCAAGCCGAACAAGCCAAACGAGCGTCAGGAAAAAGCGCCACGCAACAACGAGCAGCAGCCTCAGCAGGGCAACAGGCAGCAGAACGCAAAGCAGCAGCCTCAGCAGGGCAACAAGCAGCAGAACGCAAAGCAGCAGCCACAGCAGGGCAACAGGCAGCAGAACGCAAAGCAGCAGAACAGAAAGCCAGCCCAGCCAGGCGAGCAGCCAAAGAACAGCAACAGCCAGAAGCACCGCAATAACAGCAATAACAGCAACCAGCAGCGCCCAGGCACCGAGAACAATGTTCGTCCGGGCAGCAACGGCCGTGGCAGAGGCGTAGCCCAGAAAAAGGGCGACAAGCCGGCTGCACGCAAGCACACCCCTATCGTAAATCCACAGAAGAAAGAAAACGCTGTGAAGACATTCATCAAGCGCATCTTCGGATTCAAGAAATAG
- a CDS encoding ComEC/Rec2 family competence protein → MMKELPLTPLMTISLTLTIGIIIAKWGYDDFNMRFWLIISIISCALGSIIFFLTEFLSQKTYFSRSHQFLIFSQCVMIHLCILSLGAFLTCKQIADSQTSTQLKNWQELSYLTRAKINTERYKSNIESKLVSLHVKQQDYAVIAAMALGDKSALDSNTRNSYSISGASHILAVSGLHIGIIFQLFIFLLGGRKYSVYTIILSLISIWTYVFLIGLPASAVRSAIMLSAYSLSLAFHRTGLPLNTLASAYILMLFISPLYLFELSFQLSFLAVASILLFFSPLYSLLPIRSRFIRWAWGLLCVSLAAQIGTLPVIVYTFGRISCYSLLTNYIAIPAATLILYLGAALILFSPLTLWAPIAPVVAPLISLTSGALTSITQFLNTAIKLISMLPGASIENVRISLPQVIGLYAIILLIYALWRRIDKQKSSECKIPKTEIKA, encoded by the coding sequence ATGATGAAAGAGCTACCCCTCACCCCGCTCATGACCATCAGCCTCACACTGACGATCGGAATCATCATAGCCAAATGGGGCTATGATGATTTCAACATGCGCTTCTGGCTCATCATCTCCATCATTTCATGCGCCCTTGGCAGCATCATCTTTTTCCTTACTGAGTTCTTAAGCCAAAAAACTTACTTCAGTAGGAGCCACCAGTTTCTCATCTTCTCCCAATGCGTGATGATTCATTTATGCATTCTGAGCCTTGGGGCTTTTCTTACCTGTAAGCAAATAGCTGATTCCCAAACCTCTACACAACTGAAAAACTGGCAGGAACTGTCTTACCTCACACGGGCAAAAATCAATACCGAACGCTATAAAAGCAATATTGAAAGCAAACTGGTTTCCCTTCACGTAAAACAGCAAGACTATGCAGTCATCGCAGCCATGGCGCTGGGCGACAAGAGCGCACTCGACTCGAACACCCGAAACAGTTACTCCATTTCCGGAGCCAGTCACATCCTGGCAGTAAGCGGACTTCATATAGGCATAATCTTCCAGCTTTTCATCTTTCTGCTAGGCGGCAGAAAGTACTCAGTTTACACCATCATCCTGTCCCTCATCTCCATCTGGACCTACGTTTTTCTCATAGGATTGCCGGCAAGTGCAGTCCGTTCAGCCATCATGCTTTCAGCCTACAGCTTAAGTTTAGCTTTCCATCGTACCGGTCTGCCGCTCAACACCTTAGCCTCAGCTTATATATTGATGCTCTTCATCAGTCCGCTCTACCTTTTCGAGTTGAGTTTCCAGCTTTCGTTCCTTGCCGTAGCCTCCATTCTGCTGTTCTTCTCACCCCTTTACTCCCTCCTCCCCATCCGCAGCCGTTTCATCCGTTGGGCATGGGGACTCCTTTGCGTTTCACTGGCAGCCCAGATAGGAACCCTTCCGGTCATCGTCTACACCTTCGGCAGAATATCGTGCTATTCACTTCTCACCAATTACATCGCCATTCCCGCAGCAACCCTCATCCTATATCTTGGAGCAGCATTAATCCTGTTCTCCCCACTCACGTTATGGGCGCCCATAGCACCGGTTGTCGCCCCACTCATCAGCCTTACATCAGGCGCCCTTACCAGCATCACCCAGTTTCTGAATACAGCCATAAAACTAATCAGCATGCTGCCTGGAGCAAGCATCGAAAACGTAAGAATCAGCCTGCCTCAGGTAATCGGTCTCTACGCTATCATCCTGCTCATTTATGCCCTATGGCGCAGGATAGATAAACAGAAGTCGTCAGAATGCAAAATTCCCAAAACAGAAATAAAGGCTTAA
- a CDS encoding NADP-specific glutamate dehydrogenase: MKASEVIANLQRRFPNEPEYIQAVSQVLGTIEEEYNKHPEFEKANLIERLCIPDRIIQFRVSWVDDKGNIQTNMGYRVQHNNAIGPYKGGLRYHKSVNLGILKFLAFEQTFKNSLTTLPMGGAKGGSDFSPRGKSNNEVMRFCQAFMTELYRHMGPDEDVPAGDIGVGGREVGYLFGMYKKLTHQFQGVLTGKGQEFGGSLIRPEATGYGNVYFLCNMLATKGIDIKGKTVLVSGSGNVAQYTMEKLLQLGAKPVTCSDSDGYIYDPDGIDREKLDYIMELKNVERGRIKEYAEKYGVKYVAGAKPWFEKADIALPSATQNEINEEAAKALIANGVIAVSEGANMPTTPEAIKVFQDAKILYSPGKAANAGGVAVSGLEMSQNSERLKWSREEVDAKLHDIMNDIHANCVKYGTEPDGYVNYVKGANVAGFLKVAKAMMAQGIV; encoded by the coding sequence ATGAAAGCATCTGAAGTAATCGCGAATCTCCAAAGAAGATTCCCAAACGAGCCTGAGTACATTCAGGCAGTTAGTCAGGTTCTCGGTACTATCGAGGAAGAGTACAACAAGCACCCAGAGTTTGAGAAGGCAAACCTCATCGAGCGTCTCTGCATTCCAGACCGCATCATCCAGTTCCGCGTATCTTGGGTAGATGATAAGGGCAACATACAGACTAACATGGGTTACCGCGTACAGCACAACAACGCGATTGGCCCTTACAAGGGAGGTCTTCGCTACCACAAGTCAGTAAACTTGGGTATTTTGAAGTTCTTGGCTTTCGAGCAGACATTCAAGAACTCTCTTACTACTCTCCCAATGGGTGGTGCTAAGGGTGGTTCCGACTTCTCTCCACGTGGCAAGAGCAACAACGAGGTAATGCGTTTCTGCCAGGCTTTCATGACAGAGCTTTACCGTCACATGGGTCCAGACGAGGATGTTCCAGCTGGTGACATCGGTGTAGGTGGCCGTGAGGTAGGTTACCTCTTCGGAATGTACAAGAAGTTGACACACCAGTTCCAGGGCGTCTTGACCGGTAAGGGTCAGGAGTTCGGCGGTTCATTGATCCGTCCTGAGGCTACAGGTTACGGTAACGTATACTTCCTCTGCAACATGCTCGCTACCAAGGGTATTGACATCAAGGGCAAGACCGTTTTGGTTTCAGGTTCAGGTAATGTAGCCCAGTACACTATGGAGAAGTTGCTCCAGTTGGGTGCTAAGCCAGTTACATGTTCAGATTCAGACGGTTACATCTACGACCCAGACGGAATCGACCGCGAGAAGCTCGATTACATCATGGAGCTCAAGAACGTAGAGCGTGGTCGTATCAAGGAGTATGCAGAGAAGTATGGTGTAAAATATGTTGCAGGTGCTAAGCCTTGGTTTGAGAAGGCAGACATCGCTCTCCCATCAGCTACTCAGAACGAAATCAACGAGGAGGCAGCCAAGGCTCTCATCGCCAACGGCGTAATCGCAGTAAGCGAGGGTGCCAACATGCCTACTACTCCAGAGGCTATCAAGGTATTCCAGGATGCTAAGATTCTCTACTCTCCAGGTAAGGCAGCCAACGCAGGTGGTGTTGCCGTATCAGGTCTTGAGATGAGCCAGAACTCAGAGCGTCTGAAGTGGTCTCGTGAGGAGGTTGATGCTAAGCTCCACGACATCATGAACGATATTCACGCTAACTGCGTGAAGTATGGTACTGAGCCAGATGGTTACGTAAATTACGTAAAGGGTGCAAACGTAGCCGGCTTCCTGAAGGTAGCTAAGGCTATGATGGCTCAGGGCATTGTATAA
- a CDS encoding helix-turn-helix transcriptional regulator, whose product MKKLDIKRTLADHNMTQVQLGEKLNVFPQSLTSIIKGNPTVKKLEDIAVAIGCDITDLFYSETEDTAEELPANDNKAEPIQEVELENPIIQTETFCPHCGKRVKVGVVLMAE is encoded by the coding sequence ATGAAAAAGCTAGATATTAAAAGAACATTGGCTGATCATAATATGACCCAAGTTCAACTTGGCGAAAAATTAAACGTCTTTCCTCAAAGTTTGACATCAATAATAAAAGGCAATCCTACCGTGAAAAAGCTGGAGGATATTGCGGTGGCCATCGGCTGCGACATTACAGATCTTTTCTATTCTGAAACAGAAGACACTGCAGAAGAATTACCGGCAAATGATAATAAAGCTGAACCAATACAAGAGGTTGAGTTGGAGAACCCTATCATTCAAACAGAAACTTTCTGCCCACATTGTGGTAAAAGAGTGAAGGTTGGAGTCGTATTGATGGCAGAATAA
- a CDS encoding DUF5675 family protein: MNINIFRRRFTPWSVDGTMVIGGKIFCDTLERPNRHLPAGRYKISLIPTKQKKVSETKKKNKYERGKYEIVIKPVILLRSHYVPRTVRRRARFVPGNGPLRLRNKSIILGKSHYTGIVTQSEECYNEFCQLLDEEFKRMKKKHLPCRINLFIRDWGVDEIPLNYLLIFQ, encoded by the coding sequence ATGAACATCAATATATTCCGCCGTCGCTTCACTCCATGGAGTGTGGATGGCACAATGGTTATAGGTGGCAAGATTTTCTGTGACACCTTAGAACGTCCTAACCGTCATTTGCCAGCAGGACGTTATAAGATTTCTCTCATTCCTACCAAGCAAAAGAAGGTGTCGGAGACAAAGAAGAAAAATAAGTATGAAAGAGGAAAATATGAAATTGTTATCAAGCCTGTTATTCTGTTAAGATCCCATTACGTGCCTCGTACTGTTAGGCGCAGAGCTCGCTTCGTGCCTGGCAACGGTCCGCTACGTCTGAGAAACAAGAGTATCATTCTGGGCAAGTCTCATTATACCGGAATCGTTACGCAATCAGAAGAATGCTATAATGAATTTTGCCAGTTGTTGGATGAGGAATTCAAGAGGATGAAGAAAAAGCATCTACCGTGCAGAATCAATCTGTTTATCAGGGATTGGGGTGTTGACGAAATCCCCCTTAATTATCTGCTTATTTTTCAATAA